A genomic stretch from Pseudothermotoga sp. includes:
- a CDS encoding SDR family oxidoreductase, whose translation MLKDFKYALVTGGSSGIGKEFALELCRRGLKVIVTGRDTKRLEELTEMAKDISDSSILTYTVELSSTDNVKAFIQDVSKYEIDLLINNAGFGLYGEFIELDLEEIEKMIEVNIKALTMLSHTFAKKMVERKRGGIINVASVAGHIPLPYFNAYAATKAYVYNLSIALWAELKKYNVHVMCVSPGPTETRFFERAFKGQNFKTFGNLMSPTQVALGAIEAFEKRKVVYIPGFKNKFVSFIGKKLLPDRTIAKFLAG comes from the coding sequence ATGTTGAAAGATTTCAAGTATGCCTTGGTCACGGGTGGATCTTCTGGAATCGGCAAAGAGTTCGCACTTGAGCTTTGCCGAAGGGGTTTGAAGGTGATCGTAACAGGTAGGGATACAAAGAGACTTGAAGAATTGACTGAAATGGCAAAGGATATTTCGGATTCATCGATCTTGACTTATACTGTCGAACTTTCCTCAACGGATAATGTGAAAGCTTTCATTCAAGACGTTTCGAAATACGAGATAGACCTTTTGATCAACAACGCTGGCTTTGGTTTGTATGGGGAGTTCATCGAACTCGATTTGGAGGAAATAGAGAAAATGATAGAAGTCAACATCAAGGCCTTGACGATGCTCAGCCACACCTTCGCCAAGAAGATGGTTGAAAGAAAACGCGGTGGGATAATAAATGTCGCGTCGGTCGCTGGCCACATACCGCTACCGTACTTCAACGCTTACGCTGCAACGAAAGCTTACGTTTATAATCTCTCTATAGCTCTGTGGGCAGAGTTAAAAAAGTACAACGTTCATGTGATGTGCGTCTCTCCTGGACCAACGGAGACCAGATTTTTCGAGCGAGCTTTCAAAGGACAAAATTTCAAAACCTTTGGAAATCTGATGAGTCCAACACAAGTTGCCTTGGGTGCGATAGAAGCTTTCGAAAAGAGGAAAGTCGTCTACATACCTGGATTCAAAAATAAGTTTGTCAGTTTCATCGGTAAAAAGCTCTTGCCAGATAGAACCATCGCAAAATTCTTGGCTGGCTGA
- a CDS encoding class II glutamine amidotransferase, translating into MIGFSFETARDVNPFFRHLQWMAQRGKNAPHNHGWGIYALEGDALIYHRSPKPVYEESLPFIKAKIGIIHARKASEHLPVTFLQLHPFIDNKGKAFCHNGTIYDIPTLTIESDTFAYFMKIKDFSTHEDLARKITEVARSFKHTGMNFLMVNNDELIVYCGYSDNKDYYTLWYYDVDGFIVSSEPMHEGFKPIDNRTLIVVKDGKIRKVMK; encoded by the coding sequence ATGATTGGATTTTCTTTCGAAACGGCGCGGGACGTAAACCCGTTTTTTAGACATCTTCAGTGGATGGCTCAAAGAGGCAAAAATGCCCCACACAATCATGGTTGGGGTATTTACGCGCTAGAAGGTGATGCGTTGATCTATCATCGCTCACCCAAACCTGTTTACGAAGAAAGCTTACCATTCATCAAGGCAAAGATAGGAATCATCCATGCTAGGAAGGCATCGGAGCATTTACCTGTGACCTTTTTACAACTTCACCCTTTCATAGATAACAAAGGTAAGGCATTCTGTCACAATGGAACTATCTACGACATTCCAACGTTGACAATCGAAAGCGACACCTTCGCATATTTCATGAAGATCAAAGACTTTTCAACTCATGAGGATCTCGCTCGAAAAATCACTGAAGTGGCAAGAAGCTTCAAGCACACAGGCATGAACTTTCTCATGGTGAACAACGACGAATTGATCGTCTATTGTGGTTACAGTGACAATAAAGATTACTACACTCTCTGGTATTACGATGTAGATGGTTTCATCGTGAGTTCAGAACCCATGCATGAGGGCTTCAAACCTATAGACAACAGAACCCTGATCGTGGTGAAGGATGGAAAAATAAGGAAAGTCATGAAGTGA
- a CDS encoding ABC transporter substrate-binding protein — protein MKRLLVGLILVVFTVFAFAKVNFGSTQMTPAAEREFMIRFLADFSKRSGIEIEFLNFEYTDLLNRVEAEQKAGRIVLNLIADLQSGLNTMGSNGFLTDLSNVKFEGKTFVPTFEKYTYVGKSKVFIPWLQATFVMAINKKAFEYLPRGLTQQDVINGTDKWTYDTLLEWARNLQERTRQPQLGFPLGPRGLWHRFLHGHIYPSYTGAQAVKFDSVKAIDMWNYLRELFRYVHPACTTWDNMDQPLLRGEVMIAWDHTARIKQAIIEKPNDFVVVPVPRGPMGRGYIIVLAGLSIPKGADMTEPLKVMDFLTSPEAQTAVLENVGFFPVVQEALGRIPEGGLKILAQGVVNQSSAADSIVCFIPGLGAKGGEFNETYRQAFARIVLNREDPAKVIVELGEKVRQLFKEVKAPLPEPDASLF, from the coding sequence ATGAAGAGGTTGTTGGTTGGCTTGATCTTGGTTGTCTTCACAGTTTTCGCCTTTGCAAAGGTCAATTTCGGTTCTACTCAGATGACACCTGCTGCTGAGCGCGAGTTCATGATCAGATTTTTAGCTGATTTTTCCAAAAGATCTGGCATCGAGATCGAGTTTTTGAACTTTGAGTACACCGATTTGCTCAACAGAGTTGAAGCGGAACAAAAAGCAGGAAGGATTGTTTTGAACCTGATAGCGGATCTTCAAAGTGGACTCAACACGATGGGTTCGAATGGTTTTCTCACAGATCTTTCAAACGTGAAGTTCGAGGGTAAGACCTTCGTACCAACTTTCGAAAAATACACGTACGTTGGCAAAAGTAAAGTGTTCATCCCGTGGTTGCAAGCAACCTTTGTGATGGCTATCAACAAGAAAGCTTTCGAGTATCTACCAAGAGGTTTGACTCAGCAAGATGTGATCAACGGGACTGACAAATGGACATACGATACATTACTTGAGTGGGCTAGAAATTTGCAAGAAAGAACTAGACAACCGCAGCTTGGCTTTCCACTAGGACCAAGGGGATTGTGGCACAGATTTTTGCACGGTCACATATATCCTTCCTACACGGGTGCACAAGCCGTGAAATTCGATAGTGTGAAAGCTATCGATATGTGGAACTATTTGAGAGAACTGTTCAGATATGTTCATCCGGCTTGCACCACTTGGGACAACATGGATCAGCCACTTTTAAGAGGTGAAGTGATGATAGCTTGGGACCACACGGCGAGGATCAAGCAGGCTATCATCGAAAAGCCCAACGATTTCGTGGTGGTTCCAGTTCCTCGTGGGCCAATGGGTAGAGGATACATCATCGTCTTGGCAGGTTTGTCAATCCCAAAAGGGGCAGACATGACAGAACCACTCAAGGTCATGGATTTCCTCACAAGCCCAGAGGCTCAAACTGCAGTGCTTGAAAACGTAGGGTTCTTCCCAGTGGTTCAAGAAGCTCTGGGTCGAATACCCGAAGGTGGTTTGAAGATCCTGGCACAAGGCGTTGTGAATCAATCTTCCGCTGCTGACTCTATAGTTTGCTTCATTCCAGGTCTCGGGGCGAAAGGCGGAGAATTCAACGAAACATATCGTCAAGCGTTCGCTAGAATCGTTCTGAACAGAGAAGATCCGGCAAAAGTTATAGTTGAGCTTGGTGAAAAAGTAAGGCAGCTCTTCAAAGAAGTGAAAGCTCCACTACCAGAGCCAGATGCGAGTCTCTTTTAA
- a CDS encoding sugar ABC transporter permease, whose product MILPAIVYLLLFIGYPIIGTFQLAFSNPKGWFENFRYIFFSKDFQNAFLNTLLLGMVVIPIQFVFAVGLALLVNKKRKGYKTLLYIIAAPLALSDITAALISYSIFAPNGYLNKILLSLNWIERPIYFFGYWFKSREFLVIVLTEVWRATPLMFVILLAGLQSINQEYLEAADVFGFSTWKKFVKITLPLLKPSIVSALLIRTLFAFQIFGVVWLLAGRDITVLAGETYYWYVLQNNRNIASTYALVIALLTFIVGWFYIGTIRSKHLEEGVE is encoded by the coding sequence TTGATCCTTCCAGCCATTGTTTATTTGTTGTTATTCATAGGTTATCCAATAATTGGTACCTTTCAACTTGCGTTCAGCAACCCAAAGGGTTGGTTCGAGAATTTCAGATATATATTTTTCTCAAAGGATTTTCAGAACGCTTTTTTGAACACGTTACTCCTGGGTATGGTGGTCATACCGATTCAGTTTGTCTTTGCAGTTGGTCTAGCTTTGCTGGTGAACAAAAAACGGAAAGGTTACAAAACGCTTTTGTACATAATAGCAGCACCGCTTGCTCTGAGCGATATCACGGCCGCGTTGATAAGTTATTCCATATTCGCGCCGAATGGTTATCTCAACAAAATACTGCTCAGTTTGAATTGGATAGAGAGGCCCATTTATTTCTTTGGTTATTGGTTCAAATCTAGAGAATTTTTAGTGATAGTTCTGACCGAAGTTTGGCGAGCAACTCCTTTGATGTTTGTGATTTTACTTGCAGGATTACAATCGATAAATCAAGAGTACTTAGAAGCCGCAGATGTTTTCGGTTTTTCAACTTGGAAGAAGTTCGTCAAAATTACATTGCCTTTGCTAAAACCTTCGATCGTTTCAGCGTTGCTCATTAGAACACTTTTTGCATTTCAAATCTTCGGTGTGGTATGGCTCTTGGCTGGAAGGGATATCACAGTCCTTGCCGGGGAAACGTATTATTGGTATGTTCTGCAAAACAACAGAAACATCGCCAGCACTTACGCGTTGGTGATAGCCTTGTTGACGTTCATCGTCGGATGGTTCTACATAGGGACCATTCGTTCAAAACATTTAGAAGAGGGTGTAGAATGA
- a CDS encoding carbohydrate ABC transporter permease: MKKFFYVLAFTAVSLWFLGPLFFIFLASLTPSSDFYRWDAIFPSKLTLDHVRKLLVNLGGWRAMLTSVQVALIAIAISFALGIPAGYALTRYKFRGKNFIKLVMLFTRSIPLVVIAVSLVTIYLRLNLADTAFGVGLAHAAMVLPFVVLITSSIFSGVFVEYEEAGMVFGLTRFGAFLRITMPLALPGLAASAIFAFIMSWNEVFAASVLAITNRTLPAHILSTAMASPDYFKFAAGTIMAVPAMVFIFIIRKYLISMWGISLK; the protein is encoded by the coding sequence ATGAAGAAGTTCTTCTACGTACTGGCTTTCACAGCTGTCTCGCTTTGGTTTTTGGGACCATTGTTCTTCATATTTTTAGCTTCTCTAACGCCTTCTTCGGATTTTTACAGATGGGATGCGATCTTTCCGTCCAAGCTCACTTTGGATCACGTGCGCAAACTTCTAGTTAACCTCGGTGGATGGAGGGCCATGTTGACCAGTGTACAGGTAGCTCTCATAGCTATCGCGATCTCTTTCGCTTTGGGTATCCCCGCAGGTTATGCGCTCACTCGATACAAGTTTCGTGGAAAGAATTTCATAAAGCTGGTAATGTTGTTCACTCGCTCTATACCACTCGTGGTCATAGCGGTTTCACTCGTGACGATATATTTGAGATTGAATCTAGCCGATACAGCCTTCGGAGTGGGTTTGGCACATGCGGCAATGGTTCTACCGTTCGTTGTGCTCATAACTTCGAGTATCTTTTCTGGTGTTTTTGTCGAATATGAGGAAGCTGGTATGGTTTTTGGACTAACTCGATTTGGTGCTTTCCTCAGAATAACGATGCCACTTGCCTTACCAGGACTTGCAGCTTCTGCTATTTTCGCTTTCATCATGTCGTGGAACGAAGTCTTCGCAGCCTCGGTTTTGGCTATAACGAACAGGACTTTACCGGCACACATTTTGAGCACGGCGATGGCTTCACCAGATTATTTCAAATTCGCTGCTGGAACGATCATGGCTGTACCTGCCATGGTGTTCATATTCATCATAAGAAAGTATTTGATCTCGATGTGGGGAATTTCTTTGAAGTAG
- a CDS encoding ABC transporter ATP-binding protein, translating to MAKVVIENVKKYFGNVKALDGINLSIEEGLFVVLLGPSGCGKTTLMRCISGLENLTEGKIFFDDEDMTNVPPKDRNVAMVFQSYAVWPHMRVKDNIAYPLKLKKVPKKEIEERVKWVSELLHISELLDRFPAQLSGGQRQRVAVARAIVHRPKVLLMDEPLSNLDALLRVKMRSELKKLHEQVRVTTIYVTHDQIEAMTMGDKIAVMKAGKIVQYGTPEEIYKRPRTIFVAGFVGSPQMNFLQMKVLSSGTEIYAENFGVKISLKKDPNLESITMGVRPEHIKLEKTERSVQITGTVYFVEKLMSETIVHLSISSEKNLVVKIPYDLLVREGEKMKVYIDFEQVHFFNPLTEERIDL from the coding sequence ATGGCAAAAGTGGTCATTGAGAACGTGAAAAAATACTTTGGGAATGTCAAAGCGCTCGATGGGATAAACCTTTCAATAGAAGAAGGTCTCTTTGTCGTGTTGCTCGGGCCTTCTGGATGTGGAAAGACGACCTTGATGAGGTGCATCTCTGGTTTAGAAAATCTCACCGAAGGAAAGATCTTCTTCGACGATGAAGATATGACCAATGTGCCACCGAAAGATCGAAACGTCGCAATGGTTTTTCAAAGCTATGCCGTTTGGCCACATATGAGGGTGAAAGACAACATAGCTTATCCACTGAAGCTCAAGAAAGTGCCAAAAAAGGAGATAGAAGAAAGAGTTAAGTGGGTTTCAGAGTTGCTCCACATAAGCGAGCTTTTGGATAGATTCCCTGCACAGCTTTCCGGAGGTCAAAGACAAAGAGTCGCTGTCGCCAGAGCGATTGTGCACAGGCCAAAGGTTTTGTTGATGGATGAACCACTCTCGAATCTGGATGCTCTATTGCGAGTGAAAATGAGAAGTGAACTTAAAAAGTTGCACGAACAGGTGAGAGTTACGACCATTTACGTGACACATGATCAGATCGAAGCAATGACCATGGGTGACAAAATAGCCGTTATGAAGGCTGGAAAGATAGTTCAGTATGGCACTCCTGAAGAAATATACAAAAGACCAAGAACAATCTTTGTTGCAGGCTTTGTTGGTTCACCGCAGATGAATTTTCTGCAGATGAAGGTGCTCTCATCTGGCACAGAAATTTATGCGGAGAACTTCGGGGTGAAGATATCTTTGAAAAAAGATCCAAACTTAGAGTCAATCACAATGGGTGTGAGACCAGAGCACATCAAGCTTGAGAAAACTGAGAGATCTGTGCAAATCACAGGGACAGTCTATTTTGTCGAAAAACTCATGTCAGAAACTATCGTGCATCTCTCCATAAGTTCAGAGAAAAATTTGGTCGTCAAGATACCTTACGATCTGCTCGTTCGAGAGGGAGAGAAGATGAAAGTTTACATCGATTTTGAGCAGGTTCATTTCTTCAACCCTCTCACGGAGGAGAGGATCGATCTGTGA
- a CDS encoding alpha-mannosidase → MKIICHTHWDREWFAPSFVTNEWLRELFEKLFKLIETKKDYTYVLDGQTLLIEDLFNEAPELEEKVKKLVKSGNLLIGPFYAQIDFRLSPEIAIIKNFEIGRKDMSKLGGNAKVAWMVDNFGFISQLPQLLRKYGIEGAFLWRGVGIEKPSIEFVWNSKEHSQIKCIFLVGGYRNLYGLSFTKDLARRRLQHEIEKLKIFSLSGEVPLLDGYDLDTNPEDPRDLLDGVTLSTPGEFLNQAFSKVADLSTVNGELISGKYACTFPGTLSTRVYLKMQSYVIGKLLRYVELLSSLKGEEIEELHRTYLKTLIHDNICGVGVDLVNKNMQKTYARMYTKLKKMFIENIKALTAEFEDGRYVVSFSPFNYDHWHCDGKRCYKLSSKGVGIFRLKELDRSIEDETLSFKNDYYDASFCEDGSLKLNNMLTGILKIEKELGDSYSTYTEEVNFSSRLLNIRTERAGERHKVVLVERCLEAEGILIKTKEKVIFDGSPLVKWQIEAELNGKNYILSFVTRTGDKDSKIFAKMPFDVVERVRVDTNLLDRDAGKLNSVLLAAREIGSIKKFPFQGFVALFKEKTIAVMSKGTYQYEVDLSGDVKIDLVRSVEWIAKTDVKGRTGDAGPLMYIPDAKCEGTLTFELAVCELDQHVCSEEFFRWFTLFDDQPILISVRDGYGKKDSLKLFSGELPWVCVVDGKLVMYNPYSKITRGLKEGQISEIPLKTVQHGLHGEAKVRFIRFPAFPKYSSRNDPKQAVDLIEKNIEKIKEEISLLENDLKKEKRSSVKYHLLKHSLLGRRRTLLELKVCSSLCKGRIPKKMMKRLNRARAKRRIYDYIVELVKEGST, encoded by the coding sequence GTGAAAATCATATGTCACACACATTGGGACAGGGAATGGTTTGCTCCATCCTTTGTCACGAACGAGTGGCTAAGGGAATTGTTTGAAAAACTCTTCAAGCTGATCGAAACGAAGAAAGATTATACCTATGTGCTCGACGGCCAAACGCTGTTGATAGAAGATCTGTTCAACGAGGCACCAGAGTTAGAAGAAAAGGTGAAAAAACTTGTAAAATCCGGCAATCTCTTGATAGGTCCATTCTACGCACAGATAGACTTCAGACTCTCTCCGGAGATCGCCATTATCAAGAATTTCGAAATTGGCAGGAAAGACATGAGCAAACTCGGTGGCAATGCAAAAGTGGCTTGGATGGTTGACAATTTCGGTTTCATATCTCAGCTTCCACAATTGCTCAGAAAGTACGGCATCGAGGGAGCCTTTTTGTGGCGCGGAGTTGGGATAGAAAAACCTTCTATTGAATTTGTGTGGAACTCAAAGGAGCACTCTCAAATCAAATGCATTTTTTTGGTCGGTGGATACAGAAACTTATACGGTCTTTCTTTCACAAAAGACCTCGCGAGAAGAAGATTACAACACGAAATAGAAAAACTGAAAATTTTTTCTCTCAGTGGAGAGGTACCACTCTTGGATGGGTACGATCTGGATACCAATCCAGAAGATCCGAGGGACCTGTTGGATGGTGTGACGCTCTCAACGCCCGGGGAATTTTTGAACCAAGCTTTTTCGAAAGTTGCAGATCTTTCCACAGTCAATGGTGAACTGATCAGTGGAAAGTACGCCTGCACTTTTCCGGGTACCCTCTCGACACGGGTCTATTTGAAGATGCAGTCTTATGTCATTGGAAAACTACTAAGATACGTAGAACTTCTGAGTTCCCTGAAGGGTGAAGAAATCGAAGAACTGCACAGGACTTATCTGAAGACGCTGATTCACGATAACATTTGCGGCGTTGGTGTAGATCTGGTTAATAAGAATATGCAAAAAACTTACGCAAGGATGTATACGAAGCTCAAAAAAATGTTCATCGAGAATATAAAAGCACTCACAGCTGAATTCGAAGATGGACGATACGTAGTCTCTTTTTCGCCTTTCAACTACGACCATTGGCATTGCGATGGCAAAAGGTGTTACAAACTTTCAAGCAAAGGTGTTGGGATATTCAGACTGAAAGAGCTCGATCGTTCAATCGAGGATGAAACCCTATCTTTCAAAAACGATTATTACGATGCGTCCTTCTGCGAGGATGGCTCGTTGAAACTCAATAACATGCTCACAGGTATTTTGAAAATTGAGAAAGAACTCGGAGATAGCTATTCAACTTATACCGAAGAGGTTAATTTTTCTTCCAGATTGTTGAATATAAGGACTGAAAGAGCTGGTGAAAGGCACAAAGTTGTTCTAGTTGAGAGATGTCTAGAAGCAGAGGGCATATTGATAAAGACAAAAGAGAAAGTCATCTTCGATGGTTCCCCACTCGTTAAATGGCAGATCGAAGCAGAACTCAATGGTAAAAACTACATTTTGAGCTTTGTGACGAGGACTGGCGACAAAGATTCTAAAATCTTTGCCAAGATGCCTTTCGACGTGGTTGAGCGGGTGAGAGTCGATACAAATCTGCTCGATCGAGATGCGGGGAAACTCAATTCAGTCTTACTCGCTGCGCGCGAGATCGGATCGATCAAAAAATTTCCTTTCCAAGGTTTCGTTGCGCTCTTTAAAGAAAAAACGATTGCAGTTATGTCGAAGGGTACATACCAGTACGAAGTCGATTTGAGCGGAGATGTGAAAATAGATCTTGTCAGAAGTGTCGAATGGATCGCAAAAACCGATGTAAAGGGTCGTACGGGTGATGCGGGACCTTTGATGTACATCCCAGATGCCAAGTGTGAAGGAACTTTAACGTTCGAGCTGGCTGTGTGTGAACTGGACCAGCACGTTTGTTCGGAAGAATTCTTCAGATGGTTCACTCTATTCGACGATCAACCGATTTTGATTTCAGTGAGGGATGGATACGGTAAGAAAGACTCTTTAAAACTTTTTTCCGGCGAACTCCCTTGGGTCTGTGTCGTGGACGGTAAACTTGTCATGTACAATCCTTATTCGAAAATTACTCGAGGTCTGAAAGAGGGTCAAATATCTGAAATACCACTCAAGACAGTGCAGCATGGTCTTCACGGAGAAGCGAAAGTCAGATTCATCCGATTTCCAGCTTTTCCAAAATATTCCTCCAGAAATGATCCCAAGCAAGCTGTTGATCTTATAGAAAAAAATATCGAAAAGATCAAGGAAGAAATTTCGCTTCTTGAGAACGATTTGAAAAAGGAAAAGAGAAGCTCTGTCAAGTACCATCTTTTGAAGCACTCGTTGTTGGGTAGAAGGAGGACCCTACTCGAACTGAAGGTTTGTTCGTCTTTGTGTAAAGGGAGGATCCCTAAAAAAATGATGAAGAGATTGAACCGAGCGAGGGCAAAGAGAAGGATATACGATTACATAGTTGAGTTGGTGAAGGAGGGAAGCACATGA
- a CDS encoding glycosyltransferase, translated as MNYYNDVPQDLGKFDVVVGIPSFNNAATIAYVAQTAAKGIKDLGLKGLIVNSDGGSVDGTTGAFLNSDTLGLPKVSIKYKGIPGKGSAVRAMFEIAHKVEAKVFIMLDSDLRSVEPWWIERLAVPILEAKTDYVTPLYLRHKYDGTITNNICYPLTSALYGLKIRQPIGGDFGVGARLIDTYLSKPASVWQTHVARFGIDIWMSTTAIVESDKPPIQAALGAKVHDVKDPGKHLQGMFVQVVQTLFELMVGYQDSWKNITDVVSTQVYGEQPSQKVEEIVVDLMGLKERAKTALQERLDSLREIKPLRGEIIESVLRTGTVDMESWVEVVYEFALRYKSERDERIILDLLPFYFARVADFVEKTKEMNSIEAEKLIDEQLELFLKRKKLFVRRWFLDT; from the coding sequence ATGAACTATTACAACGATGTACCTCAAGATCTCGGAAAATTCGATGTCGTGGTAGGTATACCGAGTTTCAACAACGCAGCAACCATAGCTTACGTTGCTCAAACTGCTGCGAAAGGGATCAAGGATCTTGGTTTGAAAGGCTTGATCGTCAACTCGGACGGAGGTTCTGTGGATGGAACTACCGGAGCTTTTTTGAACAGCGATACGCTTGGTTTGCCGAAAGTATCTATCAAATACAAGGGCATCCCTGGCAAAGGTAGCGCAGTGAGAGCGATGTTCGAAATCGCACACAAAGTCGAGGCGAAGGTTTTCATAATGCTCGATTCAGATTTGAGGAGTGTTGAACCTTGGTGGATTGAAAGACTCGCGGTACCAATACTCGAAGCAAAAACTGATTATGTGACACCGCTGTATCTTCGACACAAGTACGATGGTACCATTACGAACAATATTTGTTATCCACTCACGTCCGCACTCTATGGGTTGAAAATTCGCCAGCCCATCGGCGGAGATTTCGGAGTGGGCGCGAGGCTCATAGATACATATTTGAGCAAACCTGCGAGCGTTTGGCAAACTCATGTGGCTCGATTTGGTATCGATATATGGATGAGTACCACTGCCATCGTTGAATCAGACAAACCACCAATTCAAGCAGCATTGGGTGCAAAAGTACACGACGTGAAAGATCCTGGGAAACATCTTCAAGGTATGTTCGTACAGGTTGTACAAACGCTCTTCGAGTTGATGGTTGGATATCAAGACAGTTGGAAAAACATCACTGATGTGGTTTCTACACAGGTTTACGGTGAACAACCGTCTCAAAAGGTTGAAGAGATAGTCGTGGATCTGATGGGGTTAAAAGAGAGGGCAAAAACGGCTCTGCAAGAAAGGCTTGATTCACTGAGAGAAATTAAGCCTTTACGTGGAGAAATAATTGAATCTGTTCTTAGGACCGGAACTGTGGATATGGAGAGTTGGGTCGAAGTGGTTTACGAGTTCGCATTAAGATATAAAAGTGAAAGAGACGAACGAATAATTCTCGATCTTTTGCCGTTCTATTTTGCACGCGTGGCAGATTTTGTAGAGAAAACAAAGGAAATGAACAGTATAGAAGCTGAAAAGCTCATCGATGAACAGTTGGAGCTATTTCTAAAAAGGAAAAAACTGTTTGTAAGGAGATGGTTTCTTGATACTTGA
- a CDS encoding MurR/RpiR family transcriptional regulator: MILDSLLGIYDRLSDAEKKVASYIIERPDDVIHYSITEFARIIGVSETTIYRLIRKLKFDGYQSFKIELTRQTSGAKVFPTTSKDAFDEGIEQMKSLVDRLASTLKKEDVEKAAEWIVQSQKTIFFGVGLSAVAAEYGSLLLSLLGLPSFYYNDPHAQVIIATSLCEKDLVISVSHSGNIRDTVKSTQVAKDVGAKTIAITAGMNSALASVADLVLYSPVARFERHEFLRGNLGELAVVEILFRTVLRKTYAEKEEHLNGLSEVLKPKRYEEKEK, encoded by the coding sequence TTGATACTTGACAGTTTGCTTGGTATCTACGATAGACTCAGTGACGCAGAAAAGAAAGTTGCATCTTACATCATCGAAAGACCTGACGATGTCATACACTATTCAATAACGGAGTTCGCCAGAATCATCGGCGTGAGTGAGACTACCATATACAGATTGATCAGAAAGTTAAAGTTTGATGGGTATCAGTCCTTCAAAATAGAACTCACCAGGCAGACGAGTGGTGCCAAAGTGTTTCCGACCACCTCAAAGGATGCTTTTGACGAAGGCATTGAGCAGATGAAATCTTTGGTGGATCGTTTGGCCTCTACGCTCAAAAAAGAAGATGTAGAGAAAGCTGCCGAATGGATCGTACAATCGCAGAAGACGATATTTTTTGGTGTGGGCCTTTCAGCTGTCGCTGCGGAGTATGGAAGTTTGTTACTGTCACTTCTAGGTTTACCATCTTTCTACTACAACGATCCCCATGCTCAGGTGATAATCGCAACGAGTTTGTGCGAAAAAGATCTTGTGATATCTGTCAGCCACAGCGGAAACATAAGAGACACAGTGAAGTCGACACAAGTAGCCAAGGATGTCGGTGCCAAGACGATAGCCATAACTGCTGGCATGAATTCAGCTCTTGCTTCGGTAGCGGATTTGGTTCTCTACAGTCCAGTCGCGAGATTCGAAAGGCATGAATTTCTGAGAGGGAATTTGGGTGAACTTGCAGTCGTGGAGATACTCTTTCGAACGGTGCTCAGGAAAACTTATGCGGAGAAAGAAGAACATCTCAACGGGCTTTCGGAAGTTCTCAAACCGAAAAGATACGAGGAGAAGGAAAAATGA